In Primulina huaijiensis isolate GDHJ02 chromosome 4, ASM1229523v2, whole genome shotgun sequence, a genomic segment contains:
- the LOC140975447 gene encoding homeobox-leucine zipper protein HDG11-like, translating into MFKECPHPDEKTRNHLSRELNLHPRQIKFWFQNRRTQTKAQHERADNCALRAENDKIRCENIAIREALRNVICPSCGGPPVSEDSYFDDQKLRIENAHLKEELDRVSSIAAKYIGRPISQLPPVQPIHVSSLDLSMASFGSHGIPGPSLDLDLLPGSSSSVIPNLAFPPMSISDMDKSLMADIAVNAMDELIKLLQANEPIWMKPTADGREILNLETYDSIFPRSNSHLKNPNIRIEASRDSGVVIMNGLALADMFMDANKWVELFPTIVSRARTIEVISSGMLGGRSGTLQLMYAELQVLSALVPTRQIYLLRFCQKIEQGSWAIVDVSSDITHQGSQFSSSCKVHKLPSGCLIQDLPNGYSKVTWVEHWEIEDKAPIHRLYRELIQSGLAFGAERWLLNLQRICERFACLMVTENSTRDLGGVIPLAEGKRSMMKLAQRMVNNFCSSINPANGQQWTTNTGLNEFEVRATLHKSTDPGQPNGVVLSAAATIWLPIPPQNVFNFFRDERTRPQWDVLSNQNPVQEVAHIANGCHPGNCISVLRAFNTSQNNMLILQESCIDSSGALVVYCPVDLPAINIAMSGEDPSYIPLLPSGFTISPDGQPDHLQTRGVGGDGASTSSNPGTGGRSSGSLITVVFQILVSSFPSARMSPESVTTVNNLISNTVHQIKTALNCTTS; encoded by the exons AGATCAAATTTTGGTTCCAGAACAGGAGAACTCAGACGAAG GCACAACATGAAAGAGCAGATAACTGTGCACTTAGAGCAGAAAACGATAAGATTAGATGTGAAAATATAGCAATCAGAGAGGCCCTGAGAAATGTAATCTGCCCCTCTTGTGGAGGCCCCCCTGTTTCCGAGGACTCATACTTCGACGACCAAAAACTGCGAATCGAAAATGCTCATCTGAAAGAAGAG CTCGACAGAGTTTCTAGCATTGCAGCAAAATACATAGGGAGGCCTATTTCACAACTACCACCGGTGCAGCCTATTCATGTATCTTCGTTGGATTTATCGATGGCAAGTTTCGGAAGTCATGGGATTCCTGGCCCTTCTCTTGATCTTGATCTTCTCCCCGGAAGTTCTTCAAGCGTAATTCCAAATCTTGCTTTCCCTCCAATGAGCATCTCGGATATGGATAAATCCCTCATGGCTGATATTGCGGTCAATGCAATGGATGAATTAATTAAGCTCTTGCAAGCCAATGAGCCAATCTGGATGAAGCCCACTGCTGATGGCAGGGAAATTCTTAACCTGGAAACATATGATAGTATTTTCCCGAGGTCTAATAGTCACTTGAAAAATCCCAACATTCGGATCGAAGCATCGCGAGATTCAGGTGTCGTGATAATGAACGGTTTGGCATTGGCCGACATGTTCATGGATGCG AATAAGTGGGTGGAATTGTTCCCTACAATTGTCTCAAGGGCAAGAACCATTGAAGTAATATCATCTGGAATGCTTGGAGGCCGAAGCGGCACATTGcaattg ATGTATGCAGAATTGCAGGTTCTTTCGGCCTTGGTGCCGACTAGGCAAATCTATTTACTCCGATTCTGTCAGAAGATTGAACAAGGCTCATGGGCAATTGTCGATGTTTCCTCTGATATTACTCATCAAGGCAgccaattttcttcttcatgtaAGGTTCACAAGCTTCCTTCTGGATGCCTGATACAAGACTTGCCTAATGGTTATTCAAAG GTGACTTGGGTGGAACATTGGGAAATTGAAGATAAAGCTCCCATTCATAGGCTATATAGGGAACTCATTCAAAGTGGACTAGCCTTTGGAGCTGAAAGATGGCTTTTGAATCTTCAAAGGATATGCGAAAGATTTGCTTGCTTGATGGTTACTGAAAATTCGACTCGTGATCTTGGAGGGG TGATTCCATTGGCTGAGGGCAAAAGAAGCATGATGAAACTTGCCCAGAGAATGGTAAACAATTTTTGTTCAAGTATAAACCCTGCTAATGGCCAACAATGGACCACAAATACGGGGTTGAATGAGTTTGAGGTCCGAGCGACACTTCACAAGAGCACCGATCCTGGTCAGCCAAATGGCGTGGTACTTAGTGCAGCCGCCACTATTTGGCTCCCTATACCTCCACAGAATGTGTTCAATTTTTTCAGGGATGAAAGAACTCGACCTCAG TGGGATGTCCTATCAAATCAAAATCCAGTTCAAGAAGTTGCTCACATTGCAAATGGCTGTCATCCTGGGAATTGCATATCAGTTCTCCGG gcCTTCAACACGAGCCAAAACAACATGCTGATACTCCAAGAAAGCTGCATAGACTCATCAGGTGCACTTGTTGTGTACTGTCCTGTCGACCTTCCAGCCATCAACATAGCAATGAGCGGCGAAGACCCTTCATATATCCCTTTACTGCCTTCTGGTTTCACTATTTCACCCGATGGCCAGCCTGACCACCTCCAAACCAGAGGAGTTGGTGGTGATGGTGCTTCAACCAGCTCGAATCCTGGCACTGGTGGCAGGTCCTCAGGTTCACTCATTACCGTTGTGTTTCAGATACTCGTGAGCAGCTTCCCATCAGCCCGAATGAGCCCCGAGTCAGTGACCACCGTTAATAACCTTATCAGCAACACTGTCCACCAAATTAAAACCGCCTTGAATTGCACAACTTCTTGA